Proteins encoded within one genomic window of Sphaerotilus montanus:
- a CDS encoding NADH:flavin oxidoreductase/NADH oxidase, translated as MSHLFTPYDLGPLRLPNRIVIAPMCQYSAEDGCATDWHLIHLGQLALSGAGLLTIEATAVSPEGRITAGDLGLWSDETEAALGRVLRAVRQHAAMPVAIQLAHAGRKASSHVPWRGGQLVPVAEGGWQPVAPSAVPHAAHETPPDALDAAGLQRVIDAFVDSAQRAHRLGIDAIELHAAHGYLLHQFLSPLANHRTDAFGGSLENRMRFPLAVFDAVRAAVPASMPVGVRLSATDWVAGGWDADQSVVFGQALRDRGCAFLHVSSGGVSPAQKIPVGPGYQVPLAERLRAEVGLPTTAVGLITEPEQAEAILAAGQADLVALARGILYDPHWPWHAAAKLGGQVTAPPQYWRSQPRGLSALFGETAMGQR; from the coding sequence TTGAGCCACCTCTTCACCCCCTACGACCTCGGGCCGCTGCGCCTGCCCAACCGCATCGTGATCGCGCCGATGTGCCAGTACTCGGCCGAGGACGGCTGCGCCACCGACTGGCACCTGATCCACCTCGGCCAGCTCGCGCTCTCCGGCGCCGGGCTGCTGACGATCGAGGCCACCGCCGTCTCCCCCGAAGGCCGCATCACGGCGGGCGACCTCGGCCTGTGGTCCGACGAGACGGAGGCGGCGCTCGGCCGGGTGCTGCGTGCGGTGCGCCAGCATGCGGCGATGCCGGTGGCGATCCAGCTCGCGCACGCCGGGCGCAAGGCGTCGAGCCATGTGCCCTGGCGTGGCGGTCAGCTGGTGCCGGTCGCCGAAGGGGGCTGGCAGCCGGTCGCGCCGTCCGCCGTGCCGCACGCCGCCCATGAAACGCCGCCCGATGCGCTCGACGCCGCCGGCTTGCAGCGCGTGATCGACGCCTTTGTCGACTCCGCGCAGCGGGCGCACCGCCTCGGCATCGACGCGATCGAGCTGCACGCCGCCCATGGCTACCTGCTGCACCAGTTCCTCTCGCCGCTCGCGAACCACCGCACGGACGCGTTCGGCGGCTCGCTGGAGAACCGGATGCGCTTCCCGCTGGCGGTGTTCGACGCGGTGCGGGCGGCGGTTCCGGCGAGCATGCCGGTGGGCGTGCGGCTCTCGGCCACCGACTGGGTGGCGGGCGGGTGGGACGCCGATCAGAGCGTCGTGTTCGGTCAGGCACTGCGCGACCGGGGCTGCGCGTTCCTGCACGTGTCCAGCGGCGGGGTGTCGCCGGCACAGAAGATCCCGGTCGGGCCGGGCTACCAGGTCCCTCTGGCCGAGCGGCTGCGCGCCGAGGTGGGGCTGCCGACCACTGCGGTCGGCCTGATCACCGAGCCGGAGCAGGCCGAGGCCATCCTCGCCGCGGGTCAGGCGGATCTGGTGGCGCTGGCGCGGGGCATCCTGTACGACCCGCACTGGCCGTGGCACGCGGCGGCGAAGCTCGGTGGACAGGTCACGGCGCCGCCGCAGTACTGGCGTTCGCAGCCGCGCGGGCTGTCCGCACTGTTCGGCGAGACAGCCATGGGCCAGCGCTGA
- the motB gene encoding flagellar motor protein MotB → MAGDAKKLQPIIIKKIKKGGHGAHGGAWKIAYADFVTAMMAFFLLMWLLGSTTDGDKKGLQDYFQSPLKVALMGGGSGSGDSSSVIKGGGQDINRSGGQVKRGDIEAERKTYQLQALKANQAQAEKQRLEGLRERVKEVVSASPQLAAFKSQIRLDMTRDGLRIQIVDEQNRPMFDSGLDQVKPYMRDILRAIGSVLTEVPNKLTLEGHTDALPFSGGTGGYSNWELSSDRANASRRELIAGGLKDDRVLRVQGLSASVPFDKRDPRNPVNRRISIIVMTREAEERFFDSGDATSVNAIPADDPVSSPPATGR, encoded by the coding sequence ATGGCCGGTGACGCCAAGAAACTGCAGCCCATCATCATCAAGAAGATCAAGAAGGGCGGCCATGGAGCACATGGCGGCGCCTGGAAGATCGCCTACGCCGACTTCGTGACGGCGATGATGGCCTTCTTCCTGCTGATGTGGCTGCTCGGCTCCACGACCGACGGCGACAAGAAGGGCCTGCAGGACTACTTCCAGTCGCCGCTGAAGGTGGCGCTGATGGGCGGCGGCTCCGGCTCCGGCGACTCCTCGTCCGTCATCAAGGGCGGCGGCCAGGACATCAACCGCTCGGGCGGCCAGGTCAAGCGCGGCGACATCGAGGCCGAGCGCAAGACCTACCAGCTCCAGGCCCTCAAGGCCAACCAGGCGCAGGCCGAGAAACAGCGCCTCGAAGGCCTGCGCGAGCGCGTCAAGGAAGTCGTCTCCGCCTCGCCGCAGCTCGCCGCCTTCAAGTCCCAGATCCGGCTGGACATGACCCGCGACGGCCTGCGCATCCAGATCGTCGACGAGCAGAACCGGCCCATGTTCGACAGCGGCCTCGACCAGGTGAAGCCCTACATGCGCGACATCCTGCGCGCCATCGGCAGCGTGCTCACCGAAGTGCCCAACAAGCTCACCCTCGAAGGCCACACCGACGCCCTGCCCTTCTCCGGCGGCACGGGCGGCTACAGCAACTGGGAGCTGTCGAGCGACCGCGCCAACGCCTCGCGGCGGGAGCTGATCGCCGGGGGGCTCAAGGACGACCGCGTGCTGCGGGTCCAGGGGCTCTCCGCCAGCGTGCCCTTCGACAAGCGTGACCCCAGGAATCCGGTCAACCGCCGCATCAGCATCATCGTGATGACGCGCGAGGCCGAGGAACGCTTCTTCGACAGCGGGGACGCCACGTCCGTCAACGCCATTCCCGCCGATGACCCAGTCTCAAGTCCGCCGGCCACTGGCCGATAA
- a CDS encoding DUF1800 domain-containing protein produces the protein MPQRRAFLTSVLLAGCASSGRRTAAVRPPHRALDAADLALLDRLTWGASAASVDDWARRGRRDAVQALLHPPQDTALPAPVQAAIDALSISQMPLPALVADLEQRRRGEDRQDYQQRLATVARESASRSLLLALHAPHGLREQMAWFWFNHFNVGQTKANLRMLVGDYERALRPHALGRFGDLLVASATHAAMLRYLDNEQNAAGRLNENLARELMELHTLGVDGGYSQRDVQELARVLTGLGVNLGDTTPKVAPRLQPLYRREGLTEFHPGRHDLGDKTVLGQLVKGGRGWDEILEQLGALARHPATARHVCRKLAVFLVEDAPPPALVERLSQRFLATDGDIALTLETLIAAPECTASLGRKFKDPVHYVLSALRLVADPAAPMVDMAPVMGALNRLGEPLYGRATPDGYPLDEGAWNGSGQMAARFEVARTLSRLPAGPGRGALVPDETLMRPLSERTRSVLAKATTPQDRHALLLSCPEFMLR, from the coding sequence GTGCCCCAGCGCAGAGCGTTCCTGACCTCCGTCTTGCTGGCCGGATGTGCGTCGTCGGGCCGACGGACCGCCGCCGTGCGGCCGCCGCACCGTGCGCTGGACGCCGCGGATCTGGCCCTGCTGGACCGCCTCACCTGGGGCGCCAGCGCGGCCAGCGTCGACGACTGGGCCCGGCGCGGCCGGCGCGACGCCGTGCAGGCGCTGCTGCATCCGCCACAGGACACCGCACTGCCCGCGCCGGTGCAGGCGGCGATCGATGCGCTGTCCATCAGCCAGATGCCGCTGCCGGCGCTGGTGGCCGATCTGGAGCAGCGCCGCCGCGGCGAGGACCGCCAGGACTACCAGCAGCGGCTGGCCACTGTGGCGCGCGAGTCGGCCAGCCGCTCGCTGCTGCTGGCCCTGCATGCGCCGCACGGCCTGCGCGAGCAGATGGCCTGGTTCTGGTTCAACCACTTCAATGTCGGGCAGACCAAGGCCAATCTGCGCATGCTGGTCGGCGACTACGAGAGGGCCCTGCGCCCGCACGCGCTCGGCCGCTTCGGCGATCTGCTGGTCGCCAGCGCCACGCACGCGGCCATGCTGCGCTACCTCGACAACGAGCAGAACGCGGCGGGCCGCCTCAACGAGAACCTCGCCCGCGAGCTGATGGAGCTGCACACGCTGGGCGTGGACGGCGGCTACAGCCAGCGCGACGTGCAGGAACTCGCCCGCGTGCTCACCGGCCTGGGCGTGAACCTGGGCGACACCACGCCCAAGGTGGCGCCAAGGCTGCAGCCGCTCTACCGCCGCGAAGGGCTGACCGAGTTCCATCCCGGCCGCCATGATCTGGGCGACAAGACGGTGCTCGGCCAGCTGGTCAAGGGCGGGCGTGGCTGGGACGAGATCCTGGAGCAGCTCGGCGCGCTGGCCCGCCACCCGGCGACCGCGCGCCACGTCTGCCGCAAGCTGGCCGTGTTCCTCGTCGAGGACGCGCCGCCGCCCGCGCTGGTCGAGCGCCTGAGCCAGCGTTTCCTCGCCACTGATGGCGACATCGCGCTGACGCTGGAGACGCTGATCGCCGCGCCCGAGTGCACCGCCTCGCTGGGGCGCAAGTTCAAGGATCCCGTGCACTACGTGCTGTCGGCGCTGCGGCTGGTGGCGGATCCGGCCGCACCGATGGTGGACATGGCGCCGGTGATGGGCGCGCTCAACCGCCTCGGCGAGCCGCTCTACGGCCGCGCCACGCCGGACGGCTATCCGCTCGACGAAGGCGCCTGGAACGGCTCCGGCCAGATGGCGGCCCGTTTCGAGGTGGCGCGCACGCTGAGCCGCCTGCCCGCCGGGCCGGGGCGCGGGGCCCTGGTGCCGGACGAGACGCTGATGCGCCCCTTGAGCGAGCGCACCCGCAGCGTGCTCGCCAAGGCCACCACGCCGCAGGACCGCCACGCGCTGCTGCTGTCGTGCCCCGAGTTCATGCTGCGATGA
- a CDS encoding aminopeptidase, producing MRALRTLSLMLAVALSACATTAADDVDSAWRPGYLWQSVAGHLQMLAAARPVDEVLADPATPDDLRQRLELSRTLRDYASRALALPDNASYRRYADLGRSAAVWNVVAAPELSLKLKTWCFPVLGCVGYRGYFDKAEAEMLASALRAQGWEANVYGVPAYSTLGKLPGSVFADPLLNTFLRGAEVDLARLVFHELAHQVAYADGDTTFNESYATAVERIGSRQWLAQGGREALIASTEALDRRRAEFRAMTMRARDRLEALYRSDVPDEDKRRGKALLMVELRAEYARWRDESWGGDRAYDAWFDSVNNARLGVLAAYNAQVPAFERLFEQQGRDWPRFHAEVRRLAALPKAERDAALASLQ from the coding sequence GTGAGGGCGCTTCGGACGCTGTCCCTCATGCTGGCCGTGGCGCTGTCGGCGTGCGCGACGACCGCGGCGGACGACGTGGATTCGGCGTGGCGGCCGGGCTACCTGTGGCAGTCGGTGGCGGGGCATCTGCAGATGCTCGCGGCGGCGCGGCCGGTGGACGAGGTGCTGGCCGATCCCGCCACGCCGGACGACCTCCGCCAGCGCCTCGAACTCAGCCGCACCCTGCGCGACTACGCCAGCCGCGCGCTGGCGCTGCCGGACAACGCGAGCTACCGCCGCTACGCCGACCTCGGGCGGTCGGCGGCGGTGTGGAACGTGGTGGCCGCGCCCGAGCTGTCGCTCAAGCTGAAGACCTGGTGCTTCCCGGTGCTGGGCTGCGTCGGCTACCGCGGCTACTTCGACAAGGCCGAGGCCGAGATGCTGGCCAGCGCGCTGCGGGCGCAGGGCTGGGAGGCCAACGTCTACGGCGTGCCGGCCTACTCGACGCTGGGCAAGCTGCCGGGCAGCGTCTTCGCCGATCCGCTGCTCAACACCTTCCTGCGCGGCGCCGAGGTCGATCTGGCGCGGCTGGTCTTCCACGAACTGGCGCACCAGGTCGCCTACGCGGACGGGGACACGACGTTCAACGAGTCCTACGCGACGGCCGTCGAGCGCATCGGCAGCCGGCAGTGGCTGGCGCAGGGCGGCCGTGAGGCGCTGATCGCATCGACCGAGGCGCTGGACCGCCGCCGTGCCGAATTCCGCGCGATGACGATGCGCGCCCGCGACCGGCTGGAGGCGCTCTACCGCAGCGATGTTCCGGACGAGGACAAGCGCCGCGGGAAGGCGCTCCTGATGGTCGAGCTGCGCGCGGAGTACGCACGCTGGCGGGACGAATCGTGGGGTGGGGACCGGGCCTACGACGCCTGGTTCGACAGCGTCAACAACGCGCGGCTGGGGGTGCTGGCGGCCTACAACGCGCAGGTGCCGGCCTTTGAGCGCCTGTTCGAGCAGCAGGGACGCGACTGGCCGCGTTTCCACGCCGAGGTGCGCCGGCTGGCCGCGCTGCCCAAGGCAGAACGCGACGCAGCCTTGGCCTCACTTCAGTGA
- the motA gene encoding flagellar motor stator protein MotA, whose protein sequence is MFVIIGWAVAIGCIFGVYAMHGGNMGVIMKALPFEMLTIFGGALGAFVANNQMKVLKASGRGLAGCFKASKHSKARAMELLAMLFEILQKTRKEGLMSIEKDIEDPHASALFQKFPIVGNDHHVTEFVCDYLRMMVSGNLNAHEIESLMDTELETHHHEAHGASAAIARLAGALPAFGIVAAVLGVVNTMGSVGQPPAVLGGMIGSALVGTFLGILLAYGFAEPLAGLMEQKNDEDSKELQCVKTVLLASMQGYAPQIAIEFGRKVLYSTERPTFIELEQHVKKK, encoded by the coding sequence ATGTTCGTCATCATTGGCTGGGCGGTCGCCATCGGCTGTATCTTCGGCGTCTACGCCATGCACGGCGGCAACATGGGCGTCATCATGAAGGCGCTGCCGTTCGAGATGCTCACCATCTTCGGCGGTGCGCTCGGCGCCTTCGTTGCCAACAACCAGATGAAGGTGCTCAAGGCGTCCGGCAGGGGCCTGGCGGGCTGTTTCAAGGCCTCCAAGCACTCCAAGGCCCGCGCCATGGAACTGCTGGCGATGCTGTTCGAGATCCTGCAGAAGACCCGCAAGGAAGGGTTGATGTCGATCGAGAAGGACATCGAGGACCCGCACGCCTCGGCGCTGTTCCAGAAGTTCCCCATCGTCGGCAATGACCACCACGTCACCGAGTTCGTCTGCGACTACCTGCGCATGATGGTCTCGGGCAACCTCAACGCCCACGAGATCGAGTCCCTGATGGACACCGAACTCGAGACCCACCACCACGAGGCCCACGGTGCATCCGCAGCCATCGCCCGCCTGGCCGGCGCCCTGCCCGCCTTCGGCATCGTGGCCGCGGTGCTGGGCGTGGTGAACACCATGGGCTCGGTGGGCCAGCCGCCGGCGGTGCTGGGCGGGATGATCGGCTCGGCACTGGTCGGCACCTTCCTGGGCATCCTGCTGGCCTACGGTTTTGCAGAGCCGCTGGCGGGCCTGATGGAGCAGAAGAACGACGAGGACAGCAAGGAACTGCAGTGCGTCAAGACCGTGCTGCTGGCCTCGATGCAGGGCTACGCGCCGCAGATCGCCATCGAGTTCGGCCGCAAGGTGCTGTATTCGACCGAGCGGCCCACCTTCATCGAGCTGGAACAGCACGTCAAGAAGAAGTGA
- a CDS encoding acyl-CoA-binding protein, with amino-acid sequence MSDLQAAFTQAVADSKQLPERPDNRTLLQIYALYKQASEGDASGERPGMTDFVARAKFDAWSALTGTSADTARQNYIDLIESLK; translated from the coding sequence ATGTCCGATCTCCAAGCCGCCTTCACCCAGGCCGTTGCCGACTCGAAGCAACTGCCCGAACGTCCTGACAACAGGACGCTGCTCCAGATCTACGCGCTGTACAAGCAGGCCTCCGAAGGCGACGCCAGCGGCGAACGCCCCGGCATGACGGACTTCGTCGCCCGCGCCAAGTTCGACGCCTGGTCCGCACTGACCGGCACCTCCGCCGACACCGCCCGCCAGAACTACATCGACCTCATCGAATCACTGAAGTGA
- the cheY gene encoding chemotaxis response regulator CheY, producing the protein MPACPDLRFLVVDDFSTMRRIVRGLLKEMGCLHIEEAEDGVNALQVLRNSRIDFVVSDINMPNMDGFELLNQIKQDPALCHIPVLMVTAEARKEDIVRAAQTGAAGYIVKPFTKATLEEKVTKIVQKMPVTA; encoded by the coding sequence ATGCCCGCCTGCCCCGATCTCCGCTTTCTCGTCGTCGACGACTTCTCCACCATGCGCCGCATCGTGCGCGGGCTGCTCAAGGAAATGGGCTGCCTGCACATCGAGGAGGCCGAGGATGGTGTCAACGCACTCCAGGTCCTGCGCAACAGCCGCATCGACTTCGTGGTGAGCGACATCAACATGCCGAACATGGATGGCTTCGAACTGCTCAACCAGATCAAGCAGGATCCAGCGTTGTGCCACATCCCCGTGCTGATGGTCACGGCCGAAGCGCGCAAGGAAGACATTGTCCGGGCTGCCCAGACCGGTGCGGCTGGCTACATCGTCAAGCCGTTCACCAAAGCCACGCTGGAAGAAAAAGTCACCAAGATCGTCCAGAAGATGCCCGTGACGGCTTAA
- a CDS encoding GNAT family N-acetyltransferase produces MGTVTNHSRTSSRSGWVPIRPLGEVHRTQILQHLLGLGDRDRYLRFGYAANDDRIRAYAASLDFTHDDVFGIFNRRLQLVAIAHLAYSQLASANHGMSRMAEFAVSVDDRARGKGFGGRLFTYAVRHARNHGVDRLFIHALSENTAMLRIARKAGADMRRDGGESEAWLQLPPDSLMTHFEELFANHAADVNYVVKAQQRRLQYAWARYRQFQHRLLRMTGVAPR; encoded by the coding sequence ATGGGTACTGTAACTAACCACTCGCGGACCTCGTCCCGGTCCGGCTGGGTTCCGATCCGGCCGCTGGGCGAAGTCCATCGCACGCAGATTCTTCAGCACTTGCTGGGACTCGGCGACCGTGATCGCTACCTGCGATTCGGCTATGCGGCCAATGACGATCGCATTCGTGCGTATGCCGCATCGCTGGACTTCACGCACGACGACGTGTTCGGCATCTTCAACCGGCGCCTGCAACTGGTCGCCATCGCCCACCTGGCCTACAGCCAGCTGGCCAGCGCCAACCACGGCATGAGCCGCATGGCGGAATTTGCCGTCTCGGTCGATGACCGGGCGCGCGGCAAGGGCTTCGGCGGGCGCCTGTTCACCTACGCGGTGCGCCATGCGCGCAACCACGGCGTCGACCGCCTCTTCATCCACGCCCTGAGCGAAAACACCGCCATGCTGCGCATCGCCCGCAAGGCCGGTGCCGACATGCGGCGCGACGGCGGCGAATCGGAAGCCTGGCTGCAGCTGCCGCCCGACAGCCTGATGACCCATTTCGAGGAGTTGTTCGCCAACCACGCGGCCGACGTCAACTACGTGGTCAAGGCCCAGCAGCGGCGGCTCCAGTACGCGTGGGCGCGGTATCGGCAATTCCAGCACCGGCTGCTCAGAATGACGGGCGTTGCCCCACGATAG
- a CDS encoding DUF1501 domain-containing protein — protein MLRRDFLRRAAAVPLASGAGALWAASAATPRLLVVFLRGAYDAASVLVPVGSDDYYEARPRIAIARPGSGADAALALPDQSDWGLAPAWAESLLPLYERGQLAAIPFAGTHDLSRSHFETQDRIELGQSDDPAAVRDFRSGFLNRLAEVLGARDAIALTSDLPLILRGAVKVPNLALGSVGRGGVDARQTDLIRQMYAGTQLAGPVNDGFDVRQAAQRELMGGMEAASRNAITARGFEGEARRIGRLMRERYRLGFVDVGGWDTHVGQGAGTGALATRVGELGNGLAALAQELGEAAWRDTVVVVLSEFGRTFRENGNRGTDHGHGSTYWVLGGSVRGGRVAGEQVAVRQATLHQNRDWPVLNDYRGVFAGLFQPMYGLSPAQLGRVFEGVTPQPLGLV, from the coding sequence ATGTTGCGACGCGATTTCCTGAGGCGGGCCGCCGCCGTGCCGCTGGCGAGCGGTGCGGGTGCGCTGTGGGCGGCGTCGGCTGCCACGCCGCGGCTGCTGGTGGTCTTTCTGCGCGGGGCCTATGACGCGGCGAGCGTGCTGGTGCCGGTGGGCAGCGACGACTACTACGAAGCCCGGCCGCGCATCGCCATCGCCCGCCCCGGCAGTGGTGCCGACGCCGCGCTGGCGCTGCCGGACCAGTCCGACTGGGGCCTCGCCCCCGCCTGGGCCGAGTCGCTGCTGCCGCTCTACGAGCGCGGACAGCTCGCCGCGATCCCCTTCGCCGGCACGCACGACCTGTCGCGCAGCCACTTCGAGACGCAGGACCGGATCGAGCTGGGCCAGTCCGACGATCCTGCGGCGGTGCGCGATTTCCGCTCCGGCTTCCTGAACCGGCTGGCCGAGGTGCTCGGTGCGCGCGACGCCATTGCGCTGACCAGCGACCTGCCGCTGATCCTGCGCGGCGCGGTCAAGGTGCCGAACCTGGCGCTGGGCTCGGTCGGCCGCGGCGGGGTCGATGCCCGCCAGACCGATCTGATCCGCCAGATGTACGCCGGCACGCAGCTCGCCGGCCCGGTCAACGACGGCTTCGACGTGCGCCAGGCCGCGCAGCGCGAGCTGATGGGCGGCATGGAAGCGGCCAGCCGCAACGCCATCACGGCGCGCGGCTTCGAGGGCGAGGCCCGCCGCATCGGCCGCCTGATGCGCGAGCGCTACCGGCTCGGCTTCGTCGATGTCGGCGGCTGGGACACGCACGTCGGGCAGGGCGCGGGCACTGGCGCGCTCGCCACCCGCGTCGGCGAACTCGGCAACGGGCTGGCCGCGCTGGCGCAGGAGCTGGGCGAGGCAGCGTGGCGCGACACGGTGGTGGTCGTGCTCAGCGAGTTCGGCCGCACCTTCCGCGAGAACGGCAACCGCGGCACCGACCACGGGCACGGCTCGACCTACTGGGTGCTGGGCGGGTCGGTGCGCGGCGGGCGGGTGGCGGGCGAGCAGGTCGCGGTGCGGCAGGCGACGCTGCACCAGAACCGGGACTGGCCCGTGCTCAACGACTACCGCGGCGTGTTCGCGGGGCTGTTCCAGCCGATGTATGGCTTGTCACCCGCGCAGCTCGGGCGGGTGTTCGAGGGCGTGACACCGCAACCACTCGGGCTGGTCTGA
- a CDS encoding molybdopterin-containing oxidoreductase family protein, translating to MNASADSTLRVVRAACPHDCPDTCAMQVSVDPATERVVRIQGRAEHVTTHGALCTKVSRYAERTYHPERVLTPLKRVGPKGAGQFVPVTWDEALADIATRLKAIAARDPEAILPYSYAGTMGLLQGESMAARFFHRLGASLLNRTICASAGGDALAATYGGKVGMHVRHFAESRLIVIWGSHSIASNLHFWTFAQQAKRAGAKLVCIDPRRTETADKCHAHLQLRPGTDGALALALMHELIVNDWLDQAYIDAHVQADGWPALRERALQWPPERAAEVCGLPVEQIRDLARDLGTTKPAAIRLNYGMQRVRGGGNAVRLVALLPCLTGAWRHRAGGLLLSSSGWFGMVRDDAARQRPDLLAGRSPRTINMSTIGDDLLREASPDFGPKVEALIVYNSNPVAVAPESPKVVRGFARDDLFTVVLEHFLTDTADHADYVLPATTQLEHLDLHTSYGHTDVLLNEPAIAPLGESLPNTEIFRRLAAAMGFDEPCFRDSDEALAEQTLRGAVTYEALKASPGWMSLPIADAPFAEGGFPTRDGRVQIDVPGLGLPDHLEPHESVVSAPALAARYPLAMISPPARNFLNSTFVNVKSLRDIESEPIVEVHPDDAAARGLADRAPVRVFNDRGSYHCTARVSTRARPGVVNGLGIWWRKLGSHGTNVNEVTHQQLTDIGQAPCFYDVLVEVEAAG from the coding sequence ATGAATGCCTCCGCCGATTCCACCCTCCGCGTCGTGCGCGCCGCCTGCCCCCACGACTGCCCCGACACCTGCGCGATGCAGGTCAGCGTGGACCCCGCCACCGAGCGCGTCGTGCGCATCCAGGGCCGCGCCGAGCATGTGACGACCCACGGCGCGCTCTGCACCAAGGTCTCGCGCTACGCCGAGCGGACTTACCACCCGGAGCGCGTGCTGACGCCGCTGAAGCGCGTCGGGCCGAAGGGCGCCGGGCAGTTCGTCCCCGTGACCTGGGACGAGGCGCTCGCCGACATCGCCACGCGCCTGAAGGCCATCGCCGCCCGCGACCCCGAGGCGATCCTGCCCTACAGCTACGCCGGCACGATGGGCCTGCTGCAGGGCGAGAGCATGGCCGCGCGCTTCTTCCACCGCCTCGGCGCCTCGCTGCTGAACCGCACGATCTGCGCCTCGGCCGGCGGCGACGCACTGGCGGCGACCTATGGCGGCAAGGTCGGGATGCACGTCCGGCATTTCGCCGAGAGCCGGCTGATCGTCATCTGGGGCAGCCACTCGATCGCGTCGAACCTGCACTTCTGGACCTTCGCGCAGCAGGCCAAGCGGGCGGGCGCGAAGCTGGTCTGCATCGACCCGCGCCGCACCGAGACGGCCGACAAGTGCCACGCGCACCTGCAACTCCGCCCCGGCACGGACGGCGCGCTCGCGCTGGCGCTGATGCACGAGCTGATCGTGAACGACTGGCTCGACCAGGCCTACATCGACGCGCATGTGCAGGCCGACGGCTGGCCCGCGCTGCGTGAACGCGCGCTGCAGTGGCCGCCCGAGCGTGCCGCCGAGGTCTGCGGCCTGCCGGTCGAGCAGATCCGCGACCTCGCCCGCGACCTGGGGACCACGAAGCCGGCGGCGATCCGGCTGAACTACGGCATGCAGCGCGTGCGTGGCGGCGGCAATGCCGTGCGGCTGGTCGCGCTGCTGCCGTGCCTGACGGGCGCGTGGCGGCATCGTGCGGGCGGGTTGCTGCTGTCGAGTTCCGGCTGGTTCGGCATGGTCCGCGATGACGCGGCTCGCCAGCGCCCCGACCTGCTCGCCGGCCGCTCGCCGCGCACGATCAACATGAGCACCATCGGCGATGACCTGCTGCGCGAGGCTTCACCCGACTTTGGCCCGAAGGTCGAAGCGCTCATCGTCTACAACAGCAACCCGGTCGCGGTGGCCCCCGAGTCGCCGAAGGTGGTGCGCGGCTTCGCCCGGGACGACCTGTTCACCGTCGTGCTCGAACACTTCCTGACCGACACCGCCGACCACGCCGACTACGTGCTGCCCGCGACGACGCAGCTCGAACACCTCGACCTCCACACCAGCTACGGCCACACCGACGTGCTGCTCAACGAGCCGGCGATTGCGCCGCTAGGCGAGTCGCTGCCGAACACGGAGATCTTCCGCCGGCTCGCGGCGGCGATGGGCTTCGACGAGCCGTGTTTCCGCGACAGCGACGAGGCGCTGGCCGAGCAGACGCTGCGGGGCGCCGTGACCTATGAGGCATTGAAAGCATCGCCCGGCTGGATGAGCCTGCCGATCGCGGACGCGCCGTTTGCCGAGGGTGGTTTCCCGACGCGGGATGGTCGGGTGCAGATCGACGTGCCGGGGCTCGGCCTGCCCGACCACCTGGAGCCGCACGAGTCGGTGGTTTCGGCGCCGGCGCTGGCCGCACGCTACCCGCTGGCGATGATTTCCCCACCGGCGCGCAACTTCCTCAACTCGACCTTTGTCAACGTGAAGAGCCTGCGCGACATCGAGTCCGAGCCGATCGTCGAGGTCCACCCCGACGACGCCGCCGCCCGCGGGCTGGCCGACCGGGCGCCGGTGCGTGTCTTCAACGACCGCGGCAGCTACCACTGCACCGCCCGCGTCAGCACCCGTGCCCGGCCCGGTGTCGTCAATGGCTTGGGTATCTGGTGGCGCAAGCTCGGCTCGCACGGCACCAACGTCAACGAGGTCACGCACCAGCAACTCACCGACATCGGACAGGCGCCGTGTTTCTACGACGTGCTGGTCGAGGTGGAGGCTGCGGGGTGA
- a CDS encoding protein phosphatase CheZ: MTDQQNHYASPEVIRQIGEITRKLHDSVAQMGLMGDLQAATQALPDARSRLNYIARKTSEAAEKVLNSVDAAKLEQQCISDAAREIQTRLSAQADPATEAQMHAGIAQVQGCAQRIDDHLTNIMVAQDFHDLTGQIVSKVVRLTADLEQNLVQLLLQIAPEYKPSAAMVNEDDLHGPVVNPEARTDVVSDQNEVDDLLARMGF; encoded by the coding sequence ATGACTGACCAGCAAAATCACTATGCCTCGCCCGAGGTGATCCGGCAGATCGGTGAAATCACGCGAAAACTGCACGACTCCGTCGCGCAGATGGGTCTGATGGGCGATCTGCAGGCCGCCACGCAGGCACTGCCCGATGCACGCAGTCGGCTGAACTACATCGCGAGAAAAACCTCCGAGGCAGCAGAAAAGGTGCTGAACTCGGTCGATGCCGCCAAGCTGGAGCAGCAATGCATCAGCGACGCAGCCCGGGAGATACAGACCAGGCTGTCGGCCCAGGCCGATCCGGCAACGGAAGCGCAAATGCATGCAGGGATTGCCCAGGTGCAGGGCTGCGCCCAGCGCATCGACGACCACCTGACCAACATCATGGTGGCCCAGGACTTCCACGATCTGACGGGCCAGATCGTGAGCAAGGTCGTTCGGCTCACGGCCGATCTGGAACAGAATCTGGTCCAGTTGCTGCTGCAGATCGCTCCGGAATACAAACCGTCGGCCGCCATGGTCAACGAGGATGATCTCCACGGACCCGTGGTGAATCCCGAGGCCCGCACGGATGTTGTCTCGGACCAGAACGAGGTCGATGATCTGCTGGCGCGCATGGGGTTCTGA